The Bicyclus anynana chromosome 4, ilBicAnyn1.1, whole genome shotgun sequence genome window below encodes:
- the LOC112056070 gene encoding surfeit locus protein 4 homolog, protein MLIPNEYVSTAEDIADQVIRKLKHVLPTVARLCLISTFLEDGLRMWFQWYEQRDYMDMSWGCGQFLATVFVIVNLFGQLGGCVMVLGRLKVDIACGLLFFIVVLQTFAYSILWDMQFLLRNLALIGALLLVLAEARAEGRSLFAGVPSLGENKPKTYLQLAGRILLAFMFITLLRFEVSFLQIVQDLLGSILMILVTVGYRTKLSALMLVLVLTVLNLYHNAWWMVPNYKPLRDFLKYDFFQTLSVIGGLLMIVYLGPGGVSMDEHKKKW, encoded by the exons ATGCTAATTCCAAATGAATATGTATCGACGGCAGAAGATATAGCAGACCAG GTAATCAGAAAACTGAAGCATGTACTGCCAACAGTGGCACGGCTGTGCCTCATCTCCACTTTCCTTGAAGATGGTCTCCGGATGTGGTTTCAATGGTACGAGCAGAGGGATTATATGGACATGTCATGGGGGTGTGGCCAATTCCTCGCCACTGTGTTTGTG ATAGTAAACTTGTTCGGACAACTCGGCGGCTGCGTGATGGTGCTGGGCAGGCTAAAGGTGGACATCGCATGCGGGCTACTGTTCTTCATCGTCGTCTTACAG ACGTTCGCGTACAGCATACTGTGGGACATGCAGTTCCTGCTGCGGAACCTGGCGCTCATCGGCGCGCTGCTGCTGGTGCTGGCGGAGGCGCGCGCGGAGGGCCGCAGCCTGTTCGCCGGCGTGCCGTCGCTCGGCGAGAACAAGCCCAAGACGTACCTGCAGCTCGCCGGCCGCATCTTGCTGGCCTTCATGTTCATCACGCTGCTGCGGTTCGAGGTCTCCTTCCTGCAG ATCGTCCAAGACCTGCTGGGTAGCATTCTGATGATCCTGGTGACGGTGGGCTACCGCACCAAGCTGTCGGCGCTGATGCTGGTGCTGGTGCTGACGGTGCTCAACCTGTACCACAACGCGTGGTGGATGGTGCCCAACTACAAGCCGCTCAGAGACTTCCTCAAGTACGACTTCTTCCAG acACTATCAGTGATCGGCGGGCTCCTCATGATAGTGTACCTCGGGCCGGGCGGCGTCAGTATGGACGAGCACAAGAAGAAGTGGTAG